Proteins encoded by one window of Myripristis murdjan chromosome 1, fMyrMur1.1, whole genome shotgun sequence:
- the LOC115362157 gene encoding CMRF35-like molecule 8: MLKLCFMTADCCRTSESKAAYLGGSVTIDCKYPESEESNIRYFCKEDGNLSCKNVIMAHAENNNTRTDRFILSNSRMNGVYRVTISSLTEEDAGKYWCAMKRTEPVSIAKLTEVHLSVVIEKPVKTKTTTTTASLAAATVQTSASAASAPASTSLTSTAKSSQSADCCRTSESKAAYLGGSVTIDCKYPESEESNIRYFCKEDGNLYCKNVIMARAEHNNTRIDRFILSNSRMNGVYRVTISALTEEDAGKYWCAMKRTEPASIAKLTEVHLSVVKKPVKTKTTTTTASLAAATVQTSASAASAPASTSLTSTAKSAQSGTSVYTAVSVSLAVLLIVLTLLIIYKYKMHKKQGSHRPSENTANIGHNREDVHGDHDYEEVEERLHQPAAGSAVHSLYATVSMPTQALDFPHYASVIFQKRPGADSEATVSFSTGSCSTPATDKPDLSTCDYACVTATQSATKPAGEDPQATVV, from the exons ATGCTCAAGTTGTGTTTCATGACAGCTGATtgctgcaggacatcagagAGTAAGGCTGCATATCTGGGCGGCTCTGTCACCATTGACTGCAAATACCCAGAGAGTGAGGAGAGCAACATCAGATACTTCTGCAAAGAAGATGGAAACTTGTCCTGCAAAAATGTGATAATGGCTCATGCTGAAAACAACAATACAAGAACAGACAGGTTTATTCTGTCAAACAGCAGAATGAACGGGGTCTACCGTGTAACTATTTCCAGTCTCACTGAGGAAGATGCTGGAAAATACTGGTGTGCTATGAAGAGAACTGAACCCGTCTCCATTGCAAAATTAACAGAGGTGCACCTGAGTGTTGTGA TAGAAAAGCCCGTCAAGACtaaaacaacaaccaccacagcttCACTTGCCGCAGCAACAGTGCAGACCTCTGCCTCAGCAGCTTCAGCACCTGCCTCCACATCACTAACCAGCACTGCTAAATCATCCCAGAGTG CTGATtgctgcaggacatcagagAGTAAGGCTGCATATCTGGGCGGCTCTGTCACCATTGACTGCAAATACCCCGAGAGTGAGGAGAGCAACATCAGATACTTCTGCAAAGAAGATGGAAACTTGTACTGCAAAAATGTGATAATGGCTCGTGCTGAACACAACAATACACGAATAGACAGGTTTATTCTGTCAAACAGCAGAATGAACGGGGTCTACCGTGTAACTATTTCCGCTCTCACTGAGGAAGATGCTGGAAAATACTGGTGTGCTATGAAGAGAACTGAACCCGCCTCCATTGCAAAATTAACAGAGGTGCACCTGAGTGTTGTGA AAAAGCCTGTCAAGACtaaaacaacaaccaccacagcttCACTTGCCGCAGCAACAGTGCAGACCTCTGCCTCAGCAGCTTCAGCACCTGCCTCCACATCACTAACCAGCACTGCTAAATCAGCCCAGAGTG GAACATCCGTATACACTGCTGTGTCTGTGAGTCTGGCAGTGCTGCTGATAGTCCTCACCTTACTCataatatacaaatataaaatgcaCAAGAAGCAAG GAAGTCACAGACCATCAGAGAACACAGCAAATATTGGACACAACAGagag GATGTTCATGGAGATCATGACtatgaggaggtggaggagcgcCTCCATCAGCCAGCCGCGGGGAGTGCAGTGCATTCCCTTTATGCCACAGTCAGCATGCCCACACAAGCCTTAGACTTTCCCCACTATGCCAGCGTCATTTTCCAGAAGAGACCCGGCGCTGATAGCGAGGCCACTGTCAGTTTCTCAACAGGGAGCTGCTCGACTCCGGCCACAGACAAACCTGACCTCTCAACCTGTGACTATGCCTGTGTCACTGCAACCCAAAGTGCCACCAAGCCCGCAGGCGAGGACCCTCAGGCCACAGTAGTCTGA